Proteins encoded by one window of candidate division KSB1 bacterium:
- a CDS encoding Uma2 family endonuclease — protein MAYSITKTRKTPSRQIVTTGGLVTFDQFYEIVEENVKADLLDGKIIRDSPAVPRHGKTCMWFSTLLTLYVQKFDLGEINGGTTTVRLSNYQGPEPDVFFVRKSRLGIIGEKYIEGPPDLCIEVISKSSRKIDRGRKFVLYAEYGVKEYWIVDPLRFSIEFYENQDGEWLEIQPDEQGRLHSKVLADFWLKAKWFISAQPLPPVAKALEEILGKNFMS, from the coding sequence ATGGCCTATTCCATTACTAAAACTCGCAAAACGCCATCGCGTCAAATCGTTACGACCGGCGGATTGGTGACTTTCGACCAATTTTATGAAATCGTCGAAGAAAACGTCAAAGCCGATTTGCTGGACGGCAAAATCATTCGCGATTCCCCGGCGGTGCCGAGACATGGTAAAACGTGCATGTGGTTTTCCACCTTGTTGACTTTGTATGTGCAAAAATTCGATCTCGGCGAAATTAACGGCGGCACCACAACGGTGCGGCTCTCAAACTATCAAGGCCCGGAACCGGATGTCTTTTTCGTGCGCAAGAGTCGGCTGGGCATTATCGGTGAAAAATATATCGAGGGCCCGCCCGATCTTTGCATCGAAGTGATTTCCAAGAGCAGTCGCAAAATCGACCGCGGCCGCAAGTTCGTGCTCTATGCGGAATACGGTGTCAAAGAATATTGGATCGTTGATCCGTTGCGTTTTTCCATCGAGTTTTACGAAAATCAAGACGGCGAATGGCTCGAAATCCAACCGGATGAGCAAGGCCGTTTGCATTCAAAAGTTCTGGCGGATTTTTGGCTGAAAGCAAAATGGTTCATCTCTGCACAACCCCTGCCGCCGGTGGCAAAAGCGCTGGAAGAGATTCTCGGCAAAAATTTCATGAGTTGA
- a CDS encoding Uma2 family endonuclease: MAYSITKARKAQSRKAVTTAGLITFDQFYDIVEENVKADLLDGKIIRDSPAIPRHGRLVSWFDKVLGLFAEQRDLGEVFVATTTVRLTKYQGPEPDVFFIRKSRLGIVGEKYVDGPPDLCIEVISKSSRKIDRGRKFVLYAEHGVREYWIIDPLLNTVEFYENQDGEWLEIEPDAQGRLHSKVLSGFWLKPEWLINYPLPPILKTLQEIMVAQTG, translated from the coding sequence GATTGATTACTTTCGATCAATTCTACGACATCGTCGAAGAAAATGTCAAAGCCGATTTGCTCGACGGCAAAATCATTCGTGATTCGCCGGCGATACCGCGGCACGGGCGTCTGGTTAGCTGGTTTGACAAAGTTCTTGGACTTTTCGCCGAGCAACGCGATCTTGGCGAAGTGTTTGTGGCGACGACGACGGTCCGATTGACGAAATATCAAGGTCCCGAGCCGGATGTTTTTTTCATTCGGAAAAGCCGGCTTGGAATCGTTGGTGAAAAATATGTCGATGGCCCTCCCGATCTTTGCATTGAGGTGATTTCCAAAAGCAGCCGCAAAATCGATCGCGGCCGCAAGTTTGTTCTCTATGCCGAACACGGCGTCAGAGAATACTGGATTATCGACCCCTTGCTGAATACCGTTGAGTTTTACGAAAATCAAGACGGCGAGTGGCTGGAAATTGAGCCGGATGCACAAGGCCGTCTTCATTCAAAAGTTTTATCCGGCTTCTGGCTGAAACCGGAGTGGCTCATCAATTACCCTTTACCGCCGATTTTGAAAACTTTACAGGAAATCATGGTTGCTCAAACTGGTTAG